The following coding sequences are from one Haliotis asinina isolate JCU_RB_2024 chromosome 3, JCU_Hal_asi_v2, whole genome shotgun sequence window:
- the LOC137277965 gene encoding cholecystokinin receptor-like: MDNDNLYNLTEANNKKAILLLPVSILSAILMILGIVGNTVVATVIWTRMPKRAINAFIFTLALFDLISCVTCSPLDILELRFPYDFHFPGLCKLLRFARTLCTSSSGFLLIAIATERYRLICKYKKSHMSTTQAWKTCGAIFVIAVIISTPSVVLFGSRSVTLGDGWNGTECSISDGYKGSIFPVMFYSLLIFLFFGTFIALCFLYAFVGIQIWKGRKIRTKRCSSISALGRDAVSIALNNTSDALDFPCDSLKRSPSFFGHKAKEYSRRRTTLIMVAITSVFITSCLPYVIVAICRFLIKDIDLYLSDTGEVFFHFSLKSFMFSPVLNPYIYGYCNERFKKELLEIAIIKNIQHKLHKGDNSDTSQSQTFSAANEDEAEK, encoded by the coding sequence ATGGACAACGATAATCTTTACAACCTAACAGAAGCGAATAACAAGAAAGCCATCCTTTTACTTCCGGTATCAATACTGTCCGCCATCTTGATGATACTGGGAATTGTGGGTAACACAGTCGTCGCGACTGTCATTTGGACAAGAATGCCTAAAAGGGCCATTAACGCATTCATTTTCACATTGGCCCTGTTTGACCTGATCAGCTGTGTGACATGTTCCCCTCTAGACATTCTCGAGCTTCGTTTTCCGTACGATTTCCATTTTCCTGGACTATGCAAACTTTTACgatttgcaagaactttgtgtACAAGTTCATCCGGGTTCTTGCTCATTGCCATAGCAACAGAGAGATACCGTCTTATTTGTAAATACAAGAAATCACACATGTCCACAACTCAGGCGTGGAAAACATGTGGTGCCATTTTCGTGATAGCCGTGATAATATCAACCCCTTCTGTTGTGTTATTTGGATCAAGAAGTGTCACACTGGGGGATGGTTGGAACGGAACAGAATGTTCGATTAGTGACGGTTACAAGGGATCGATATTCCCCGTGATGTTTTATTCGTTACTTATCTTCTTGTTTTTTGGGACGTTTATTGCTTTGTGCTTTTTGTATGCCTTTGTCGGAATTCAGATTTGGAAAGGAAGAAAAATTCGAACTAAACGGTGTTCCTCCATATCAGCGTTGGGCAGAGATGCCGTGAGCATAGCCCTTAATAATACCTCCGACGCCCTGGACTTCCCATGTGATTCCCTTAAAAGGTCTCCTTCTTTCTTCGGACACAAGGCGAAGGAATACAGTCGCAGACGAACTACTTTAATCATGGTGGCTATTACATCCGTTTTCATCacaagttgtctcccttacgtCATAGTCGCCATCTGTAGATTCCTCATAAAAGACATTGACTTGTATCTATCGGACACTGGGGAAGTGTTCTTTCATTTtagtttgaaatcattcatgTTCAGTCCAGTTTTAAACCCATATATCTACGGATATTGTAACGAGCGGTTCAAAAAGGAGTTGCTGGAGATCGCAATAATTAAAAACATACAACATAAGCtacacaagggagataactctgacaCGAGTCAATCCCAAACTTTCTCGGCTGCAAACGAAGATGAAGCAGAGAAATAG